A part of Solicola gregarius genomic DNA contains:
- a CDS encoding response regulator, translated as MVEDEPTTAAAHGEYVGRVAGFELAGTAYTGQEALRALSNGGIDVVLLDMNLPDRHGLDVVRAMRAAGDGTDVIAVTSARELTVVRQAASLGIAQYLLKPFVFTALRERLESWANHRRTVEGQEVVTNQQSVDRLLSRPRATTNNTLPKGLSPESLDAVTGLLQEADALSAAEVADRMSSSRVTARRYLEYLHDIGLAVRRPRYAATGRPVIEYVWRALT; from the coding sequence GTGGTTGAGGATGAGCCGACAACGGCGGCAGCGCATGGCGAGTACGTCGGACGCGTTGCCGGGTTCGAGTTGGCCGGCACGGCGTACACGGGGCAGGAGGCGTTGCGCGCGCTCTCCAACGGGGGTATCGACGTCGTGCTGCTCGACATGAACCTGCCCGACCGACACGGCCTCGACGTCGTCCGCGCGATGCGCGCAGCCGGCGACGGCACCGACGTCATCGCGGTCACGTCTGCCCGCGAGCTGACCGTCGTACGCCAGGCGGCTTCGCTGGGTATCGCGCAGTACCTGCTGAAGCCCTTCGTCTTCACGGCCCTGCGCGAGCGTCTCGAGTCGTGGGCGAACCACCGGCGCACGGTCGAGGGCCAGGAGGTGGTGACCAACCAGCAGTCCGTCGACCGGCTGCTGTCGCGGCCGCGAGCGACGACGAACAACACGTTGCCGAAAGGGCTGAGCCCGGAGTCGCTGGACGCGGTCACCGGTTTGCTGCAGGAGGCCGACGCCCTCAGCGCGGCGGAGGTGGCAGACCGGATGTCGTCGTCGAGAGTAACGGCCCGGCGCTACCTCGAGTACCTCCACGACATCGGCCTGGCCGTCCGCCGGCCGCGCTACGCCGCCACGGGCCGCCCCGTGATCGAGTACGTCTGGCGGGCTCTCACCTAG